The following coding sequences are from one Cercospora beticola chromosome 4, complete sequence window:
- the MDE1 gene encoding Methylthioribulose-1-phosphate dehydratase, with protein sequence MASEAERNTISNGGRDEHALANENDALITSTDPHHPANHICSLCVQFYGHGWVTGTGGGISIKHGDRVYLAPSGVQKELMKPQDIFVMDWATKQYLRRPQVLKPSACTPLFMSAYTNRGAGACIHTHSQWAVLVTLICEAGLQDPDNRNVFAMKEIEQIKGISRGGTGSQEIAEGGRKLGNLGYFDTMKIPIIENTAHEEDLEESMSQAMKQWPETCAILVKRHGVYVWGKDVAQAKTQCESLDYLFQLAVEMHKLGLKWV encoded by the exons ATGGCATCCGAAGCAGAGCGGAACACGATCTCGAACGGAGGCCGCGATGAACATGCCCTGGCCAACGAAAATGACGCCCTGATCACCTCCACCGATCCCCACCACCCCGCGAATCACATCTGCTCTCTTTGCGTTCAATTCTATGGCCACGGCTGGGTGACGGGCACGGGAGGCGGCATATCCATCAAGCATGGCGATCGCGTATACCTTGCGCCGTCCGGCGTGCAGAAAGAGCTCATGAAGCCTCAGGACATCTTCGTCATGGATTGGGCAACGAAGCAATACCTTCGTCGGCCACAG GTTCTCAAGCCTTCAGCATGCACTCCCCTCTTCATGTCCGCCTACACCAATCGTGGCGCTGGCGCCTGTATACACACCCACTCTCAATGGGCTGTGCTGGTAACACTAATTTGCGAGGCTGGACTACAAGACCCTGACAACAGAAATGTTTTTGCGATGAAAGAGATTGAACAGATCAAAGGCATCTCTCGGGGAGGCACTGGATCGCAGGAGATCGCAGAAGGTGGCAGGAAGCTGGGCAATCTCGGCTACTTTGACACAATGAAGATTCCGATCATTGAGAACACAGCGCATGAAGAAGACTTGGAAGAGAGCATGTCTCAAGCGATGAAGCAATGGCCCGAGACGTGCGCTATCCTGGTGAAGAGACATGGTGTATATGTCTGGGGCAAGGATGTCGCGCAGGCGAAGACACAATGCGAGAGCTTGGATTACCTATTCCAGCTCGCTGTGGAAATGCACAAGCTCGGGCTGAAATGGGTGTAG